In Phaseolus vulgaris cultivar G19833 chromosome 7, P. vulgaris v2.0, whole genome shotgun sequence, the genomic stretch GTATCGGCCGCGCCTGGCGGTCCTTttcttccttcctttctccGCCGGCCTCGGCACGGGCCTGGTTACGAAACTCTCTTAGTTCCTCCAGCTGCATGTACTTAGCGGCTCTCTTTCTCAGCTCATCCAGGTTGTCGGCCGGTTGCATGCATAGGTTGTCGGCAAAGGGCCCTGGGCGCAGGGCcgtcagcatgtggtgcatggcGACATCCGGACTCAGATTTCGGATGCTCATCGCCACTTTACTGAACCTATCCACGAAGGCTCTCAgcgactctcccttctcctggCGGATGCCTACCAGGGCGATTGAGGTCAGATGATGCGGCCGGCTGGTCGCGAACTGTGTTTCGAACTTTGCGACGAGCGTGGCAAAGCTGTCGATGGAGTTGGGTGAGAGCTTGGTGAACCAGCTAAGGGCTGCACCCTTCAAGGATGTGGGGAACACTCGGCACAAGACGGCGTCGTTCGAGGTGTAGAGACTCATATGGGTGGTGTAGGCGTccatatgctcgtccgggtcggtcgacccgtcatatcggtctcggttgaaacccttccacttcTCAGGAAGTGGGACTTCGATGATGTTGTTCGTAAAGGGGTGACGGCGGTTCGGGTCGGCCGTCAGGGTCGTCCGGGTGGATCTGATTAGGCACGACTCGTCGCCCATTTCAGTCTCGCGGGGAGGGGGTCGGCCTCTCGTCCCCTCGGCCACATCCGGGTTGGGGGGAGAGGTGTAGGACTTGCCGACCACGTTCGTCGGTATGACAGAGGGTCCTCCCTCCCCCAGCTTCTTTCTCATATCTTCGTTCTCCCTGCGAAGAACTTGCAGCTCTTGCTCATTTTTCTGAGCGGCCTCCTCAGCCTTTCTTCGCATCTCGGCCATCTCCCTCTGGAGAGACAGCAACAACATTGTTTGGTCGGCTTCAGTCATTCTTTCCATGCTTCTTGTCGAAACCATCTACTTTTTTCCTTCAGCTAGTTTCCCTCGGCCcgacggtgggcgccaattgttcctgctagggagatgggacctagagaactgttgaagtcttcttctccttccttcggtcgggcaagtggctgggtgatgaactgggatccttcttttccttctgcttatccttcggcactcgggactcggtcgtcgggtgaacatcggatggtgggggtacctgcgaaggcactccgacgctcaagtcagtaaagcgggtggttagctctcaggtaggtgaacagtaataatgacataccttactccttgaaatgcgtgctatttatattattctagtggacctaccttgttgggcccgtttatcgaggtggataccgcttagggttgcattacctaattcttggtgatggattagcttcactgatcttggtttgagcgttaattgtaatGGGGCTCGGCCATCGGTCAAATTCTCAGGGCGAGgatcggccatcggccaaacaCCCGTGGCCTTCGGCCGTCTTAGTTGAGTCTTCAACGGTCTCGATCTCTCGGCCAAGTCCTCAAGGGGTCTCAGCCTTCGGTTACTCGGGCAGGTTGACTGGACATCGGGCAGCTAGGTGGGTCCCAGTCTCGCCCGATACCGGTACATggcataataataaaaaaaaattgaaatcttgaaaacaaTCAATAACAGAAGCTAAGTAGACGCGAAAAGGGAGAAGAAAACACAAAGACCTTGCATTGGTGGGAACAAATGCTGTCACACCGTTTGTGtgtttaattaaaacaaaatctgTTAAGCATATTCATCTAAAACAAAAAACACATGGATAGCTTTTGTGCAAGCCTTATTTAAAtaagtatataaaaaataatggttTTGCTAACCTATGTGCATCGATTTGagcttttaaaatattacttttaatgaatcaaattaaaaaataacaaatatttaaatgatttttttattacaatttgAACTGATATTTACATTTGGTAATGTTCATTCACATATAttctacaaaaaataattacttaaacTCTTCCTTTTAATTTAAGATGATTTTTGTTCTATTTTAGTAAAATTAGCTTTTTAATCTACTTAAAAAAATCAGTTATTCAGATCTCATTTAATATAATCATTatctttctaaaaaataattctttttttttcttctttctaaaTTTACAGCTTCATTATTCATCCGACTGACAATTGTAGATCACATTTGGACTCCTGACAGTGAATAAATCAAAACTACTTGGTCAAAATTTTGATTAGAGTTAGAGTATCCCTTCTTTCTTTAGGAGTTTAAGCTCTTTGTAGGCACGTCTACTTCTAATCAATTACGGGAAGTTAGTTTTACTTTTCAATAGAACCACAAGTTAGATTATTTGAATCTGAAGGTGACGTGATCAcaaatatcaaattttattgCAGAATTTGTTGTTGAGTGAAATAGAATGGTTTGGTCACAATTGATTATGAAAGTATAAATAGTAGATTTTAATGATTTTGGTAATTTACATGTCGATTATGATATTGAAGAAGTTCTTGAATatgattgaatttttttctcaacTGTTTGAAGTGCAAATAGTAATGAATGTTggatttttgaatttgaatttgattgaaTTTTGTTTAGAAATTAGGAATGTATAGATGTATATGTTGACATACGAGGTTAATGAGAGTACTTGTCCAATTCTAAGTAAGGTGATATCATTTTTATcttattgattttataaaatacaaattgGAGTATTGATTTTTAGATGAAAGATTGAAAagtattcaattttataaagtttCTTTTGATATTTTTCTCATGCGAGAATATAACAGGAAAATTTACCTTGTTCTTGAGTCCATTTTCGCTCAAGCGAGGGGATTCTTACTCAAGCGAAAATAGTACTTGAACTAGATATGTTTTTGTCCTCATTTTTACTTAAGTGAAACAATTTTTGctcaaacaaaattattttcacttaagctaaaataaacttaaactttgaaattttattttgaaatactgtttgataattttttattgttttacttttatttttcaatgaAGCTTGTTATATGTAGTTGAAACAATGTTATGTGATTCTTTTTTATATCTTTggattgttttaaaataaaaaaatttgtgtgATTAAATGGTGTAATGATGTGTGATGTTAAATATAAAATGTGATCAAGACATaatattttcaagaaaataatATCATGTTGAAATTGTTAAGATGTGTATACTAGAGACTCGTTAATCTATGAAATACTTTATGATACAAACCCCGTTGCAAACACCACTGCAACTTCTCCAGCTACATCCCCTCCACATCCTCGATGAGAATCATAAGAAGGCCAAGTTCGCATGACTTAGCCTAGTGGTGAGTAGTGAAAATTGAATTTCTCCAACGACGAATGCTCTAACTTGTTACTCAACATCGAGGAGTATGTCTCACTGAAGGTCATTTGCagttgttggagatctcacattgaTTAGATATTGAGACATTTCATTCtttataagtggatgcaaatctCACCTCATTAtctggttttatgaggttgagttaggcttaaagtctacttcataatatggtatcagagccatttcgagcctattctagtgagtgtttgttgggcttattaggtcacccgctatcgggtcgTTATCGGACCACTCATAAAATGTTGTCCCACGTGCGAGCTGTCACTCTTTGCGTGAGgggtgtgtgttggagatcctacgTCGACTAAAGATTGGGACATTTCATTCtttataagtgggtgtaaacctcaccttataagtcagttttatgaggttgatttaggcttaaagtccacttcttaatatggtgttggagatcccacatcgactagagattaagacatttcattctttataagtgggtgcaaacctcaccatataagctggttttatgaggttgagttaggcataaagttcatttcttaatatgatatcagagtcattttcgAGCCTATTCTAGTGATTGTTTGTTGGACCTATTGTGTCACCTGCTATTGGGCTGTTATTTGACCACCCAAAATAAGTTGTCCCACGCACAACGCCGTTTAGAGGTAGGAATCGCAAGGAATAATTAACATTAGATATTACTTTCTAATCATTGAATGAGGCTAAGTGGAGATTGACAACTAGTTGACATATAAAGTCATATGAGTTTTTCATGGCACTGGTGATGAGGAAGCGatatgtttgaaaaaaaaaggtggTGAATTCGCCTCATTTGTCATTATTGCAGTCGTTGAAGGCAAAAAAAGAGCAAGTAGTTATTGACGTTGAGTTGACTGAAATTGCATTTGCCAGATGAAAAACTctattttacacatttttttaatcaccATTTGATGGCAAAGATTTGTTATCTTAAgtctttttgttttattaaattataaaagtttAAATTGTATTATTGTAATTCTCTTAAAGATCATATCACAAGTATATATATTCACAAACACAAAATTATTGTAATTCCTAAGTATGTTGTTCAAGTGATATAATTTAAGTAAAAgtttattacatttttattgTGAAGAAAAGTTATTAAGgcaaaaatgttttattaataaCTTAAGTTTATTAAAGtgacaaattttaataatttttttgaaggtAAAACTTACTTGTTGGTATATATATCACTTGTTTTAAATTAACGTATTCTTAATTTGTATTTGTAcattaatgtgttttttttaacaatGACTAGCaacgtaaataaataaaaaatcaactcagtattaattatattatgttatttttaacataataatTAAGTTAATACACATAAGTACTAATtgatctttaaaaaaaacatatataaattcatattaTCATTCTATAAACAATATTATCATTCTCTTAATTGAAATAATTGTGTtttattataaacaattaaatgcaacaaaatttatttatataaaaaaacaatataaaaaataaaggaataataaaaaaagaagtcTAAGAGAGAGAAGAAAGTTGAAGATACATGTATTTAAAGGAAGAAATCCTCTTTATTTTCATTTGGGGGTGGGGGATGTGTATTATTGTATTATAGTATGTCCATTAAGTCCTATTCATAAAGTTAGAGGATAACATGTAATGCTATTTTTGAAAATGAACTAAGTTCAactttttgttaatttttattttaattgatattcATGTATGGCACATTCCTTGTCTTTTAGCAACCTTCGTGTCACTCTTTtccaaatgattttttttttaattttcttgtgttgaaataatttcttaaaaataatttattgaaatcACTTATTTCATATGATTAAGATCCTATTTATAGAATTATATTATAACATGTAATACTTGTTTTAAAATGAACCAAGTTCTACTTCTCGTAGCATTTGCTTTAACTATCCATGCATGACGCATTCCTTACTCTTTCtcaagatgatttttttttattttaaatttttttcgaTTTCCTTATGTTGGAATCATTTATTGAGAACAATTTATTGAAATCACTTATTTCATATTATTAGGATCGAtttttatcatcaaaacatTTACTTCTTTAAAAATATCAAGACAATAGATTTTCTTAAATCATAAATAACATGACGATCTGTCttaaattttatcaaataatttatataaaatatctctacatatttttatactttaatattactaaaaaaatatcccCCATCAATTTTTTGTTCTATAAGCACTTTTCATACTATAAGAGGTGGGATATAACAAAGTTAGGTTTGGAAGATAATTTATATCTGGTGTAAAtgcttaaataatttattattaaaaaaacacccttatatatattatattttacaaaaCCCACACATTTTgacaatataaaaattataaatataaacatatgtaatatatataggCATCAATTGAATAATTATATGCAAAAGAATATGGATATTTCACAGTACGATaagattaaaattataaatatattataaaagtatttaaataattatgttaatcaatcaattaaataatatttaattacgattacatatagaaataaaataattccaTAGTAAAAcccttttttatattatagtaatttttttttacaaattactaattaaattaatttcaatattatctattaatttatttttgtaaaatttgaaattatttttcttatatgattctatgttatttttaaattttatttattatatattttatgttatgtGTTTCAATAAAACTTAATCATTATTTAACTACTTAGTACCGAAAAATATTGAAGAGTATAATAGGCAAATTCTGcttccaccatatcaattccaTGCACCCAATCTTTATAGAAAatgacaaaattatttttttaaaaatgataaaaataaccttaaataaaaGAAGAATGTAGATAAAAATTACTTCTAAAACCTTCCAGAAATATTTCGAATTTATcagaacatatttttgaattttcgaAACTTTTATCtggaatgtatttttaattttgtgttttgaatttttttaaagaatgtatttttttaatttttaattatatttattattctagATTTTAAATCTGGAAtaagaataattttgaaaattttaaaaaaatgataaggtgcaaattaaaattgatatggtgtgGGAAACAATTGCCAGTATAATATCCACTTTCCATAGTTGGGCCCAAAGTATATAAACCTAAAAAGCTATAAATACAAAGTCTCAGTAAATACTTATTCACTACTTTCTTATTGACTTAGTTACTCTGATGTATCTATGTTTTTACCATTCTGTCCTCATAATCAAAGCTAACATCATTTGAGAACCCTTTAACAAAGAATTCAACTAAGAAATCACCTCAAGGGATTCCACCTCACATCTcctaaaaacagtaaacaaaaaCATGTATCCTTTTATATGATATTAGTAATTCTTATACACCTTTCAAAATCTTTCGAAGTATGGATGAGTTTTTCTCGAATTTCTGTTTTTGTTATTCGGTCGACCAACTGGATGAGGAGTTAGTAATTATATCCAATCTTCAGTAAATCGATTTTTTAGGGACGAGAGAGACTCCACTTGCGACACTCCTATAAATATAGTATATGTggtaaaatatattctaaagaTGTAAGTTGAGATATTGCCTGTGGTTTGATTTTTTACTCTGGTTCCTCCAAACATCAATGTGTCATATTATGATAATTTTACATCATCTGAATACCAAATAATATAATCAAaacatttatataatataataaaaaaattaaataaataaattagaacaTTTATAAGATATAATCTGAATAGCgtgatataataaaaaaatatttataatattaatcagAAATATTACATcagtatttataataaaatcagaaaTACTGCGTTAATCATTCATACTCTCAGTTAGTATAGAGATCCGGGACTTAATTCCTAATATTTATCTATCGGTAcagtaataaatttaattatctaaaaaatatttctgcACTGAATTCAGTTCTTTCCAACTGTTTTTCTCAATTCCCAACATTCTCTGTTTGGTTGGACAGCAATATTCGAGAACAAGATTGCTTTCGGAATTCAGAAAGTTTCTGAATGGCGACGAGTGCGAACAGCGGAGGTGGCGGCAACCAAACCTACAAACCGTACCGTCACCTGAAAACCCTAAGAGGCCACGAAAACGCCATATCGTGTGTGAAGTATTCGAACGACGGAACGCTATTAGCCTCGGCTTCCCTCGACAAAACCCTAATCGTTTGGTCCTCCGCCACCTACACCCTCCTTCACCACCTCGTCGGCCACTCCGAGGGCATCTCCGACCTGGCCTGGTCCTCGGACTCTCACTATATCTGCTCCGCCTCCGACGACTGTACCCTCCGCATCTGGGACGCCACCGGCGGCGATTGCGTGAAGATCCTCCGCGGCCACTCTGATGCGGTCTTCTGCGTGAACTTCAATCCCCAATCAAGCTACATCGTGTCCGGATCCTTCGACGAGAGCATTAGGGTTTGGGATGTGAAGACCGGCAAATGCGTTCAAATCATCAACGGCCACTCTATGCCCGTCACTTCTGTCCACTACAACCGCGAGGGCACCCTCATCCTCTCCGCCAGCCACGACGGCTCTTGCAAAGTTTGGGACACCAAAACCTTTGCTCCATTGAAGACCCTCATCGACGATAAGGTCCCTGCTGTCTCCTTCGCCAAATTCTCCCCCAATGGCAAGTTCATCCTGGTCGCTACTCTCAATGACACCCTCGtgagttttcatttttttctcattttttcttcttcgtATTGGTTTTatatgagtattttttttatgtaaagcTATTACTATTACTATTGCTATTGCTATTACTATCAACCAAATAGCTAAAGCAAGGACATAtaaaaaacatgatttttttcttcttaacgTAACCTCTCAAAACCACCATGTTGGAGGAAATGATCTTAATCAATCTTTCGGCTGCTAGACTTGTACAAACTCTTTAGAAAAAGAGTGATTTTAGTCTCCATCTTATCAAGTAAACCGCTCCTTCGAGGAACATAACTCTTCCGAAAATGCTTTATCGTAGTATTTACTGGACTATTAGTCTAGTAGAAGGCCAGAAATGCAGCAGAGATTGCAAAAAGGAAGGAGTAAGCTGATTTAATAGAAAAGATCATGGAACTCTCTTCCTTTCAAACGCATTCATCACACATCACACGCTAGCATAAACTCGGAGAGCTTACCAAAGTAGATAACTTAGTCTAGTCTCTTCCTCTCAAACAAATATATTCTATCTCCAAATGCATTTCCAGAGCCACACCCCATTATCAATCCACTGGTCGAGCTGATTCTTAGCTTTCTTATCACTGCAGAAGAAAAACCATGACCGAGCAGCTGAAGAATATTAAAACACTATCTGACAAACATATGTCCCTCTAGTGGACAAACATATATATCCCTCCGGCAAATGGAAGTTGCTATTTTAAGCCTCGTATATTCAAAGGCCTTTTATCCCAAAGGACCAAATTTATGAGACAATGATTTATACTAAGTAGCATCTGGATCGCCACCTACACTTAGCCATAAGACCCAAATTAAATAATTGCTGATTTTAATTCGAACCATTACCCAGATTAGCTATAATATTGTTTGTTTGTTCTGAATGAAATTTATCTTTCTATTATTATCTTTATCAACTGCAACAAGAAGTATTGAGATGAAGTAAAGTATCGATCATttgtgctgctggcattgtgtAGATATATAGGCTGGAAACTTGACATATATTATCTCCTGAGACTGGGTTGATGAAGAAGTTACTTCTGTTCATGCTCTGTATCATTTAAGATAAGGGGTTCTGCATGAGAAACAGTTAGAAATCGTGGTGAATTATCCATTGAAAGTCGTGACGGGTAAGGTAGTTAAAATCGAGATTATCAATGGTATTGTAAGGTACTCACTAGATTGTAAGTGGAATCGTAATATAGAT encodes the following:
- the LOC137829372 gene encoding uncharacterized protein, translating into MVSTRSMERMTEADQTMLLLSLQREMAEMRRKAEEAAQKNEQELQVLRRENEDMRKKLGEGGPSVIPTNVVGKSYTSPPNPDVAEGTRGRPPPRETEMGDESCLIRSTRTTLTADPNRRHPFTNNIIEVPLPEKWKGFNRDRYDGSTDPDEHMDAYTTHMSLYTSNDAVLCRVFPTSLKGAALSWFTKLSPNSIDSFATLVAKFETQFATSRPHHLTSIALVGIRQEKGESLRAFVDRFSKVAMSIRNLSPDVAMHHMLTALRPGPFADNLCMQPADNLDELRKRAAKYMQLEELREFRNQARAEAGGERKEEKDRQARPIQKTDRRRENRDRPIRFSRHTPLTAERGRILDEALNAELIPPPRKVASPNNADRRKQCRYHQNTGHSTDECQALKDKIEELIQAGHLRRFVRNGRDPHGRADPPRRTRSP
- the LOC137829721 gene encoding COMPASS-like H3K4 histone methylase component WDR5B, which produces MATSANSGGGGNQTYKPYRHLKTLRGHENAISCVKYSNDGTLLASASLDKTLIVWSSATYTLLHHLVGHSEGISDLAWSSDSHYICSASDDCTLRIWDATGGDCVKILRGHSDAVFCVNFNPQSSYIVSGSFDESIRVWDVKTGKCVQIINGHSMPVTSVHYNREGTLILSASHDGSCKVWDTKTFAPLKTLIDDKVPAVSFAKFSPNGKFILVATLNDTLKLWNYGSGKFLKIYSGHVNRVYCITSTFSVTNGRYIVSGSEDCCVYLWDLQQKNMIQRLEGHTDTVISVTCHPTENKIASAGLALDATVRVWAQES